In Rattus norvegicus strain BN/NHsdMcwi chromosome 1, GRCr8, whole genome shotgun sequence, a genomic segment contains:
- the Il33 gene encoding interleukin-33 isoform X1: protein MRPRMKYSNSKISPAKCDSTSGRALVPPCKITRSQQKTKDICHVYCMRLRSGLTIRKETCYFGKEPAKRYSLKSGSKHEGRLSTCLPDSRKRSLLGSIQAFAASVDTLSIQDCKKVKKGTVFLVPTPTVQEANTFNPTLGSGTSLLTESCALSTYNDQSVSFVLENGCYVINVEDCGKNQEKDKVLLRYYESSFPAQSGDGVDGKKLMVNMSPIKDTDIWLNANDKDYSVELQKGDVSPPDQAFFVLHKKSSDFVSFECKNLPGTYIGVKDNQLALVEENDESCNNIMFKLSKM, encoded by the exons ATGAGACCTAGAATGAAGTATTCGAACTCCAAGATTTCCCCGGCAAAGTGCGACAGCACATCAGGCAGAGCCCTGGTCCCGCCTTGCAAAATCACAA GATCCCAACAGAAGACCAAAGATATCTGCCATGTCTACTGCATGAGGCTCCGTTCTGGCCTCACCATAAGAAAGGAGACCTGTTATTTTGGAAAAGAACCCGCCAAAAGATATTCACTAAAATCAG GTAGCAAGCATGAAGGGAGGCTCTCTACCTGTTTACCAGATTCTAGGAAGAGATCCCTGCTTGGCAGTATCCAAGCGTTTGCTGCATCAGTTGACACACTGAGTATCCAAG ATTGTAAGAAGGTAAAGAAGGGAACTGTCTTCCTCGTTCCTACCCCCACTGTGCAGGAAGctaacacctttaatcccaccctGGGATCAG GAACTTCACTGCTAACAGAATCTTGTGCCCTGAGCACATACAACGACCAatctgttagttttgttttggagaaTGGATGTTACGTGATCAATGTTGAAGATTGTGGGAAAAACCAAGAAAAAG ATAAGGTGCTACTCCGTTACTACGAGTCTTCCTTTCCTGCACAATCAG GAGACGGTGTGGATGGGAAGAAGCTGATGGTGAACATGAGTCCTATCAAAGACACAGACATCTGGCTGAATGCCAATGACAAGGACTACTCTGTGGAG ctCCAAAAGGGTGATGTCTCTCCGCCAGATCAGGCCTTCTTTGTTCTTCACAAAAAGTCCTCTGACTTCGTTTCATTCGAATGCAAGAATCTTCCTGGCACTTACATAGGAGTAAAAGACAACCAACTGGCTCTGGTAGAAGAGAATGATGAGAGCTGTAACAATATCATGTTTAAGCTCTCTAAGATGTAA
- the Il33 gene encoding interleukin-33: MRPRMKYSNSKISPAKCDSTSGRALVPPCKITRSQQKTKDICHVYCMRLRSGLTIRKETCYFGKEPAKRYSLKSGSKHEGRLSTCLPDSRKRSLLGSIQAFAASVDTLSIQGTSLLTESCALSTYNDQSVSFVLENGCYVINVEDCGKNQEKDKVLLRYYESSFPAQSGDGVDGKKLMVNMSPIKDTDIWLNANDKDYSVELQKGDVSPPDQAFFVLHKKSSDFVSFECKNLPGTYIGVKDNQLALVEENDESCNNIMFKLSKM, encoded by the exons ATGAGACCTAGAATGAAGTATTCGAACTCCAAGATTTCCCCGGCAAAGTGCGACAGCACATCAGGCAGAGCCCTGGTCCCGCCTTGCAAAATCACAA GATCCCAACAGAAGACCAAAGATATCTGCCATGTCTACTGCATGAGGCTCCGTTCTGGCCTCACCATAAGAAAGGAGACCTGTTATTTTGGAAAAGAACCCGCCAAAAGATATTCACTAAAATCAG GTAGCAAGCATGAAGGGAGGCTCTCTACCTGTTTACCAGATTCTAGGAAGAGATCCCTGCTTGGCAGTATCCAAGCGTTTGCTGCATCAGTTGACACACTGAGTATCCAAG GAACTTCACTGCTAACAGAATCTTGTGCCCTGAGCACATACAACGACCAatctgttagttttgttttggagaaTGGATGTTACGTGATCAATGTTGAAGATTGTGGGAAAAACCAAGAAAAAG ATAAGGTGCTACTCCGTTACTACGAGTCTTCCTTTCCTGCACAATCAG GAGACGGTGTGGATGGGAAGAAGCTGATGGTGAACATGAGTCCTATCAAAGACACAGACATCTGGCTGAATGCCAATGACAAGGACTACTCTGTGGAG ctCCAAAAGGGTGATGTCTCTCCGCCAGATCAGGCCTTCTTTGTTCTTCACAAAAAGTCCTCTGACTTCGTTTCATTCGAATGCAAGAATCTTCCTGGCACTTACATAGGAGTAAAAGACAACCAACTGGCTCTGGTAGAAGAGAATGATGAGAGCTGTAACAATATCATGTTTAAGCTCTCTAAGATGTAA